A section of the Bombus huntii isolate Logan2020A chromosome 5, iyBomHunt1.1, whole genome shotgun sequence genome encodes:
- the LOC126865891 gene encoding reticulon-4-interacting protein 1, mitochondrial isoform X2, translated as MWKMLKRITQNLKSNIGSIQSRFLSNVLAKYKENVEDKMQAWQIHSYGGLEELKLSNVRIPVIAKPTDILVKVEASSVNSIDIAMTRYGAVMLNLMRKARNLTSGQYGELELPLTLGRDFSGIVVSKGHGVGDRLMLGDEVWGVVPVEQQGCHAGYVVVDNKSVSLRPRNLSYIEAASILYAGLTAWSALWITGALCYKTRMATRRNNRVLVIGGSGGVGTIAVQLLKAWNMHVITTCSSDAVNMVQKLGPDVVIDYKLDGADSRIIAEGPYNIILDCANQGADQIRLRGYPHSTYITLNSPVLKNTDQHGLIVGTVKNIGELVKYNIPIENKSTVKWGFFIPSAAGIKTLKEFVESGKVVPVVKKVYQFQDLPLAYDRVTQGHLRGKLVIDMR; from the exons ATGTggaaaatgttaaaaagaaTAACGCAAAATCTAAAATCAAATATTGGAAGCATACAATCTCGTTTTCTTAGTAATGTATTAGccaaatataaagaaaatgttGAGGACAAAATGCAAGCTTGGCAAATTCACTCATACGGTGGATTGGAAGAATTAAAACTTTCAAATGTTAGGATTCCAGTGATCGCTAAACCAACAGATATTCTTGTCAAAGTTGAAGCCTCTAGCGTAAACTCCATAGATATAGCTATGACAA GATATGGCGCAGTAATGTTAAATTTAATGAGAAAAGCTAGAAATCTTACCAGTGGACAATACGGTGAATTAGAATTGCCATTAACTCTAGGTAGAGATTTTTCTGGCATAGTAGTGTCAAAAGGACACGGTGTTGGAGATAGATTAATGTTAGGTGATGAAGTATGGGGTGTAGTTCCTGTGGAGCAACAAGGTTGTCATGCTGGTTATGTAGTTGTTGATAATAAATCG GTCAGTCTACGACCTAGAAATTTATCATACATTGAGGCTGCCAGTATATTGTATGCTGGCCTTACAGCATGGTCTGCATTATGGATTACTGGTGCGTTGTGTTATAAAACTAGAATGGCtacaagaagaaataatagagTCCTAGTAATAGGTGGTTCAGGAGGAGTAGGAACTATAGCAGTACAACTTCTAAAGGCTTGGAACATGCAT GTCATTACTACATGCAGTAGTGATGCTGTAAATATGGTACAAAAGCTTGGACCTGAtgttgtaattgattataaattaGATGGTGCTGATTCAAGAATTATTGCAGAGGGGCC ctataatataattttggaTTGCGCTAATCAAGGGGCAGATCAAATACGATTAAGGGGTTACCCCCATAGTACTTATATAACTTTGAATTCTCCGGTACTAAAAAATACCGATCAACATGGATTGATTGTGGGTACAGTGAAGAATATAGGAGAGCtggtaaaatataatattccaattgaaaataaaagtaCAGTGAAATGGGGATTTTTTATTCCTTCTGCAGCAGGAATTAAAACACTTAAAGAATTTGTCGAAAGTGGAAAg GTGGTTCCTGTGGTTAAGAAAGTCTACCAATTTCAAGATTTACCATTAGCTTATGATAGAGTAACTCAAGGTCATTTACGAGGTAAATTGGTTATTGATATGAGATAG
- the LOC126865891 gene encoding reticulon-4-interacting protein 1, mitochondrial isoform X1 produces MWKMLKRITQNLKSNIGSIQSRFLSNVLAKYKENVEDKMQAWQIHSYGGLEELKLSNVRIPVIAKPTDILVKVEASSVNSIDIAMTKGYGAVMLNLMRKARNLTSGQYGELELPLTLGRDFSGIVVSKGHGVGDRLMLGDEVWGVVPVEQQGCHAGYVVVDNKSVSLRPRNLSYIEAASILYAGLTAWSALWITGALCYKTRMATRRNNRVLVIGGSGGVGTIAVQLLKAWNMHVITTCSSDAVNMVQKLGPDVVIDYKLDGADSRIIAEGPYNIILDCANQGADQIRLRGYPHSTYITLNSPVLKNTDQHGLIVGTVKNIGELVKYNIPIENKSTVKWGFFIPSAAGIKTLKEFVESGKVVPVVKKVYQFQDLPLAYDRVTQGHLRGKLVIDMR; encoded by the exons ATGTggaaaatgttaaaaagaaTAACGCAAAATCTAAAATCAAATATTGGAAGCATACAATCTCGTTTTCTTAGTAATGTATTAGccaaatataaagaaaatgttGAGGACAAAATGCAAGCTTGGCAAATTCACTCATACGGTGGATTGGAAGAATTAAAACTTTCAAATGTTAGGATTCCAGTGATCGCTAAACCAACAGATATTCTTGTCAAAGTTGAAGCCTCTAGCGTAAACTCCATAGATATAGCTATGACAA aaGGATATGGCGCAGTAATGTTAAATTTAATGAGAAAAGCTAGAAATCTTACCAGTGGACAATACGGTGAATTAGAATTGCCATTAACTCTAGGTAGAGATTTTTCTGGCATAGTAGTGTCAAAAGGACACGGTGTTGGAGATAGATTAATGTTAGGTGATGAAGTATGGGGTGTAGTTCCTGTGGAGCAACAAGGTTGTCATGCTGGTTATGTAGTTGTTGATAATAAATCG GTCAGTCTACGACCTAGAAATTTATCATACATTGAGGCTGCCAGTATATTGTATGCTGGCCTTACAGCATGGTCTGCATTATGGATTACTGGTGCGTTGTGTTATAAAACTAGAATGGCtacaagaagaaataatagagTCCTAGTAATAGGTGGTTCAGGAGGAGTAGGAACTATAGCAGTACAACTTCTAAAGGCTTGGAACATGCAT GTCATTACTACATGCAGTAGTGATGCTGTAAATATGGTACAAAAGCTTGGACCTGAtgttgtaattgattataaattaGATGGTGCTGATTCAAGAATTATTGCAGAGGGGCC ctataatataattttggaTTGCGCTAATCAAGGGGCAGATCAAATACGATTAAGGGGTTACCCCCATAGTACTTATATAACTTTGAATTCTCCGGTACTAAAAAATACCGATCAACATGGATTGATTGTGGGTACAGTGAAGAATATAGGAGAGCtggtaaaatataatattccaattgaaaataaaagtaCAGTGAAATGGGGATTTTTTATTCCTTCTGCAGCAGGAATTAAAACACTTAAAGAATTTGTCGAAAGTGGAAAg GTGGTTCCTGTGGTTAAGAAAGTCTACCAATTTCAAGATTTACCATTAGCTTATGATAGAGTAACTCAAGGTCATTTACGAGGTAAATTGGTTATTGATATGAGATAG
- the LOC126865891 gene encoding reticulon-4-interacting protein 1, mitochondrial isoform X3 produces MLNLMRKARNLTSGQYGELELPLTLGRDFSGIVVSKGHGVGDRLMLGDEVWGVVPVEQQGCHAGYVVVDNKSVSLRPRNLSYIEAASILYAGLTAWSALWITGALCYKTRMATRRNNRVLVIGGSGGVGTIAVQLLKAWNMHVITTCSSDAVNMVQKLGPDVVIDYKLDGADSRIIAEGPYNIILDCANQGADQIRLRGYPHSTYITLNSPVLKNTDQHGLIVGTVKNIGELVKYNIPIENKSTVKWGFFIPSAAGIKTLKEFVESGKVVPVVKKVYQFQDLPLAYDRVTQGHLRGKLVIDMR; encoded by the exons ATGTTAAATTTAATGAGAAAAGCTAGAAATCTTACCAGTGGACAATACGGTGAATTAGAATTGCCATTAACTCTAGGTAGAGATTTTTCTGGCATAGTAGTGTCAAAAGGACACGGTGTTGGAGATAGATTAATGTTAGGTGATGAAGTATGGGGTGTAGTTCCTGTGGAGCAACAAGGTTGTCATGCTGGTTATGTAGTTGTTGATAATAAATCG GTCAGTCTACGACCTAGAAATTTATCATACATTGAGGCTGCCAGTATATTGTATGCTGGCCTTACAGCATGGTCTGCATTATGGATTACTGGTGCGTTGTGTTATAAAACTAGAATGGCtacaagaagaaataatagagTCCTAGTAATAGGTGGTTCAGGAGGAGTAGGAACTATAGCAGTACAACTTCTAAAGGCTTGGAACATGCAT GTCATTACTACATGCAGTAGTGATGCTGTAAATATGGTACAAAAGCTTGGACCTGAtgttgtaattgattataaattaGATGGTGCTGATTCAAGAATTATTGCAGAGGGGCC ctataatataattttggaTTGCGCTAATCAAGGGGCAGATCAAATACGATTAAGGGGTTACCCCCATAGTACTTATATAACTTTGAATTCTCCGGTACTAAAAAATACCGATCAACATGGATTGATTGTGGGTACAGTGAAGAATATAGGAGAGCtggtaaaatataatattccaattgaaaataaaagtaCAGTGAAATGGGGATTTTTTATTCCTTCTGCAGCAGGAATTAAAACACTTAAAGAATTTGTCGAAAGTGGAAAg GTGGTTCCTGTGGTTAAGAAAGTCTACCAATTTCAAGATTTACCATTAGCTTATGATAGAGTAACTCAAGGTCATTTACGAGGTAAATTGGTTATTGATATGAGATAG
- the LOC126865894 gene encoding tryptophan--tRNA ligase, mitochondrial, which produces MSKSDQNPKSRLDILDKPEVLATKIKKAVTDCISKVTYEPETRPGVANLVIIHSMLSGKSPNQICSEVEELDTGKYKLVVADLVIEKLTPIREKFSRLIKEPVYLQEILKSGTERATDIASDCWCEVQNKIGFKNDILHENKSVQNTIHNI; this is translated from the exons ATGTCAAAATCTGACCAAAATCCAAAGAGCAGATTAGATATACTAGATAAGCCAGAAGTATTGGcaacaaaaataaagaaggCAGTTactgattgtatatcgaaaGTAACTTATGAACCAGAAACACGGCCTGGTGTTGCAAATTTAGTTATTATCCATTCCATGCTTAGTGGAAAATCACCAAATCAAATATGTTCTGAAGTAGAAGAACTAGATACTGGAAA ATATAAATTAGTGGTAGCGGATTTAGTTATAGAAAAATTGACTCCTATTCGTGAAAAATTTTCAAGATTAATTAAGGAACCAGTTTATTTGcaagaaattttgaaaagcGGTACAGAAAGGGCAACAGATATAGCTAGTGATTGTTGGTGTGAAGTTCAAAATAAAATCGGTTTTAAAAATGACATTCTTCATGAAAATAAATCAGTACAAAATACAATACACAATATATAA
- the LOC126865888 gene encoding protein kinase C-binding protein 1 isoform X1 encodes MTSVEAQKDLTGSSYLQNSITNESQEENSQSANVQKGHNLIDNINKETNKVAIADTKDDIKDAQDITNSDQKESKNKEVIILENIKKEVKCNINKIERRQNTGKLDTISSVSDNDFKSSKNENVKETVFKSGNNLKRTRRNVSIQETDVSLDENNLRNKRKRRNTNDKFCWRCHKESVEAHCSACPRSWHRKCIGMQQSIIQNWICGECAAILQAENAETRSTAMAQLSVDQLCLLLKHVVDRMREYPGSEPFWKPVELSEAPNYLDYVVKPMDLSLLESNVRAKLYGSTDAFMADAKWIQHNCIVFNTCGGVYTDTSKLTNAAKQIIKLARQEVSEIEACPDCYAHGRNLPRPQPAWFIEPCRRPHPLVWAKLKGFPFWPAKAMPRINSQGFIDVRFFGEHDRAWVPPRDLYLYSENPPAPLPRKRKLDMVECVREITRHCRKLELVFGQFTFAPPKVQYNPHDPMQIKLLLPNYDPLHSNNCTSPQLLLPKKTPLLKKRVHVKNNLQTNSEKADNSDTENKISNEFNVTNKGSKIENKSFKAEQESDNFHKTETITITTNNLNEPRERKRKVNMQSEKNMSAKFKVVMKEDINTPSTSKTNTNSANDEKCISNPIKYDTKAPNSTILKQDINPENATNNNAKSLENSLQQEIKSPKKHIAKDIHISKKRIPFKVNVIKRNVGQNVNLQKNNFRNHENTEKVYKPKTRIVDKMNAEKALKFITTEQNQNMVESTILIKRQNDSMTLKEGSKSDNNSNLTTSSISVQTNKTSLDVDINGDIDINRRNTTDQPVGLLFVANDDKSNITKKCTEETTENEKKSNISAHVQQIFRDSLRIKDQQVKENRARKSFPNKPRNYPQHISRSSINTLSSPIESTVHTSTHQAENCVEYQMLPPEAGPISARLYHDAQDLATKMAKLMEEAYKEAAYENQNCENRNMSENHQASVHFLRLQIERMRWQHQQQLTELKHNTDRILREMKASLEAERLRAVEETRREAEEGMLRCIEEIKRKQWCAMCGREALFYCCWNTAYCDYPCQQSHWSVHMRTCAQQPSFTTIITSSTANSNQQQNHNIKTNRLTNKTYELPYDKQHEIS; translated from the exons ATGACATCGGTAGAGGCGCAGAAAGATCTTACAGGTTCCTCGTATCTACAAAATTCAATTACAAATGAATCACAAGAAGAAAATTCACAATCAGCAAATGTCCAAAAAGGACATAATCTAATTGATAACATTAACAAGGAAACAAATAAAGTTGCCATTGCGGATACAAAGGACGACATTAAAGATGCACAGGATATTACAAATTCTGATCAAAAGGaaagtaaaaataaggaaGTGATCATTTTAGAAAACATTAAGAAAGAagtaaaatgtaatataaataaaatagaacgTAGGCAGAATACAGGGAAGTTGGATACAATTTCTTCTGTTTCTGACAATGACTTTAAGTcaagtaaaaatgaaaatgtaaaagaaacTGTGTTTAAAAgtggaaataatttaaaaaggaCACGACGAAATGTTAG TATACAAGAGACGGATGTTTCCttagatgaaaataatttgagaAATAAGCGAAAAAGGAGAAATACAAATGATAAATTTTGTTGGCGATGTCACAAGGAATCTGTAGAAGCACATTGCAGTGCTTGCCCTAGATCATGGCATCGAAAATGTATAGGAATGCAACAGTCGATTATTCAAAATTGGATATGTGGGGAATGTGCAGCTATTTTACAGGCAGAGAATGCAGAGACACGTTCTACAGCTATGGCACAACTATCTGTTGACCAATTATGTTTATTACTGAAACATGTAGTCGACAGAATGAGAGAATATCCTGGT TCAGAACCATTTTGGAAACCAGTGGAACTTTCTGAGGCTCCAAATTATTTAGATTATGTGGTAAAGCCAATGGATCTGAGCCTTTTAGAATCGAATGTTCGGGCTAAATTATATGGTAGTACAGACGCATTCATGGCTGATGCCAAGTGGATACAACACAATTGTATTGTATTCAACACAT gTGGTGGTGTATACACAGATACATCTAAATTAACGAATGCCGCGAAACAGATTATTAAATTGGCACGTCAGGAAGTATCAGAAATTGAAGCATGCCCTGATTGTTATGCTCATGGCAGAAACTTACCAAGACCACAACCAGCATGGTTTATTGAACCCTGTCGTCGTCCTCATCCACTTGTGTGGGCGAAGTTGAAAGGCTTTCCATTTTGGCCTGCTAAAGCTATGCCTCGAATCAATTCTCAAGGTTTCATTGATGTACGATTTTTTGGGGAACACGATCGAGCATGGGTTCCTCCGCGAGATTTGTATCTATATTCCGAAAACCCACCTGCTCCATTACCGAGGAAGAGAAAATTAGATATGGTAGAGTGTGTTAGGGAAATTACTCGTCACTGTCGCAAGCTAGAACTTGTGTTTGGCCAATTTACATTTGCGCCTCCCAAAGTGCAATATAATCCGCATGATCCAatgcaaataaaattactGTTACCAAATTATGATCCTCTTCATTCTAATAACTGTACATCACCGCAACTCTTGCTTCCCAAAAAGACGCCGCTTCTTAAAAAGCGGGTtcatgtaaaaaataatttgcaaacAAACTCGGAAAAAGCAGACAATTCCGAtactgaaaataaaatatcaaatgaaTTTAACGTAACTAACAAAGGAagcaaaattgaaaataaatcatttaaaGCAGAACAAGAATCTGATAACTTTCACAAAACCGAAACGATTACGATTACaactaataatttaaatgaaccaagagaaagaaaaaggaaagtgAATATGCAATCAGAGAAGAATATGTCAGCAAAGTTCAAAGTGGTGATGAAAGAAGATATAAATACGCCAAGTACAAGTAAAACTAATACAAATAGTGCAAATGATGAGAAATGTATCAGTAATCCAATAAAATATGACACGAAAGCACCAAATTCTACAATATTGAAACAAGATATTAATCCAGAAAATGCAACAAACAATAATGCAAAATCCTTGGAGAATTCATTACAACAAGAGATAAAATCCCCGAAAAAGCATATAGCAAAAGACATTCACATATCCAAAAAACGAATTCCCTTTAAAGTGAACgttattaaaagaaatgtcggccaaaatgtaaatttacagaagaataattttagaaaccATGAAAACACAGAAAAAGTATACAAGCCAAAGACTAGAATAGTCGATAAAATGAACGCTGAGAAAgctttaaaatttattacaacGGAACAAAATCAAAATATGGTAGAATCGACAATTTTGATTAAACGTCAGAATGATTCAATGACGTTGAAAGAAGGCTCTAAAAGtgataataatagtaatttaaCAACATCGTCCATTTCAGTACAAACTAATAAAACATCACTTGATGTTGATATTAATGGCGATATTGACATTAATAGAAGAAATACTACAGATCAACCTGTCGGGTTACTTTTCGTAGCAAATGATGATAAATCTAATATCACGAAAAAGTGTACTGAGGAAACTACcgagaatgaaaaaaagagcAATATTTCGGCTCACGTACAACAAATTTTCAGAGATTCGTTGAGAATAAAAGATCAAcaagtaaaggaaaatagagcTAGAAAATCATTTCCTAATAAACCTCGTAATTACCCGCAACATATTTCTCGTTCATCGATAAATACATTATCCAGTCCGATCGAGTCTACTGTTCATACGTCTACTCATCAGGCTGAAAATTGTGTCGAGTACCAAATGTTGCCCCCAGAAGCAGGTCCTATTAGTGCCCGTTTATATCATGATGCTCAAGATTTAGCCACAAAAATGGCTAAATTAATGGAAGAGGCATATAAGGAAGCAGCGTATGAGAATCAAAATTGTGAAAATCGTAATATGTCCGAAAATCATCAAGCGTCAGTTCATTTTTTAAGATTACAGATAGAACGAATGAGGTGGCAACACCAACAACAATTAACAGAATTAAAACACAACACTG aCAGAATATTAAGAGAAATGAAGGCAAGCCTAGAAGCCGAACGATTACGTGCTGTCGAGGAAACTCGTAGAGAAGCCGAAGAGGGGATGTTACGTTGTATCGAAGAAATCAAACGTAAACAGTGGTGTGCAATGTGTGGCAGAGAAGCATTATTTTACTGCTGTTGGAATACTGCATACTGTGATTATCCTTGCCAACAATCACATTGGTCAGTGCATATGAGAACATGCGCTCAACAACCTTCGTTCACTACTATTATTACTAGTTCTACTGCAAATTCAAATCAGCAACAG AATCATAATATCAAAACAAACAGACTTACTAATAAGACATACGAACTGCCTTATGACAAACAGCATGAGATATCGTGA
- the LOC126865888 gene encoding protein kinase C-binding protein 1 isoform X2, translated as MTSVEAQKDLTGSSYLQNSITNESQEENSQSANVQKGHNLIDNINKETNKVAIADTKDDIKDAQDITNSDQKESKNKEVIILENIKKEVKCNINKIERRQNTGKLDTISSVSDNDFKSSKNENVKETVFKSGNNLKRTRRNVSIQETDVSLDENNLRNKRKRRNTNDKFCWRCHKESVEAHCSACPRSWHRKCIGMQQSIIQNWICGECAAILQAENAETRSTAMAQLSVDQLCLLLKHVVDRMREYPGSEPFWKPVELSEAPNYLDYVVKPMDLSLLESNVRAKLYGSTDAFMADAKWIQHNCIVFNTCGGVYTDTSKLTNAAKQIIKLARQEVSEIEACPDCYAHGRNLPRPQPAWFIEPCRRPHPLVWAKLKGFPFWPAKAMPRINSQGFIDVRFFGEHDRAWVPPRDLYLYSENPPAPLPRKRKLDMVECVREITRHCRKLELVFGQFTFAPPKVQYNPHDPMQIKLLLPNYDPLHSNNCTSPQLLLPKKTPLLKKRVHVKNNLQTNSEKADNSDTENKISNEFNVTNKGSKIENKSFKAEQESDNFHKTETITITTNNLNEPRERKRKVNMQSEKNMSAKFKVVMKEDINTPSTSKTNTNSANDEKCISNPIKYDTKAPNSTILKQDINPENATNNNAKSLENSLQQEIKSPKKHIAKDIHISKKRIPFKVNVIKRNVGQNVNLQKNNFRNHENTEKVYKPKTRIVDKMNAEKALKFITTEQNQNMVESTILIKRQNDSMTLKEGSKSDNNSNLTTSSISVQTNKTSLDVDINGDIDINRRNTTDQPVGLLFVANDDKSNITKKCTEETTENEKKSNISAHVQQIFRDSLRIKDQQVKENRARKSFPNKPRNYPQHISRSSINTLSSPIESTVHTSTHQAENCVEYQMLPPEAGPISARLYHDAQDLATKMAKLMEEAYKEAAYENQNCENRNMSENHQASVHFLRLQIERMRWQHQQQLTELKHNTDRILREMKASLEAERLRAVEETRREAEEGMLRCIEEIKRKQWCAMCGREALFYCCWNTAYCDYPCQQSHWSVHMRTCAQQPSFTTIITSSTANSNQQQVMPRLIINAQHVASNMWRA; from the exons ATGACATCGGTAGAGGCGCAGAAAGATCTTACAGGTTCCTCGTATCTACAAAATTCAATTACAAATGAATCACAAGAAGAAAATTCACAATCAGCAAATGTCCAAAAAGGACATAATCTAATTGATAACATTAACAAGGAAACAAATAAAGTTGCCATTGCGGATACAAAGGACGACATTAAAGATGCACAGGATATTACAAATTCTGATCAAAAGGaaagtaaaaataaggaaGTGATCATTTTAGAAAACATTAAGAAAGAagtaaaatgtaatataaataaaatagaacgTAGGCAGAATACAGGGAAGTTGGATACAATTTCTTCTGTTTCTGACAATGACTTTAAGTcaagtaaaaatgaaaatgtaaaagaaacTGTGTTTAAAAgtggaaataatttaaaaaggaCACGACGAAATGTTAG TATACAAGAGACGGATGTTTCCttagatgaaaataatttgagaAATAAGCGAAAAAGGAGAAATACAAATGATAAATTTTGTTGGCGATGTCACAAGGAATCTGTAGAAGCACATTGCAGTGCTTGCCCTAGATCATGGCATCGAAAATGTATAGGAATGCAACAGTCGATTATTCAAAATTGGATATGTGGGGAATGTGCAGCTATTTTACAGGCAGAGAATGCAGAGACACGTTCTACAGCTATGGCACAACTATCTGTTGACCAATTATGTTTATTACTGAAACATGTAGTCGACAGAATGAGAGAATATCCTGGT TCAGAACCATTTTGGAAACCAGTGGAACTTTCTGAGGCTCCAAATTATTTAGATTATGTGGTAAAGCCAATGGATCTGAGCCTTTTAGAATCGAATGTTCGGGCTAAATTATATGGTAGTACAGACGCATTCATGGCTGATGCCAAGTGGATACAACACAATTGTATTGTATTCAACACAT gTGGTGGTGTATACACAGATACATCTAAATTAACGAATGCCGCGAAACAGATTATTAAATTGGCACGTCAGGAAGTATCAGAAATTGAAGCATGCCCTGATTGTTATGCTCATGGCAGAAACTTACCAAGACCACAACCAGCATGGTTTATTGAACCCTGTCGTCGTCCTCATCCACTTGTGTGGGCGAAGTTGAAAGGCTTTCCATTTTGGCCTGCTAAAGCTATGCCTCGAATCAATTCTCAAGGTTTCATTGATGTACGATTTTTTGGGGAACACGATCGAGCATGGGTTCCTCCGCGAGATTTGTATCTATATTCCGAAAACCCACCTGCTCCATTACCGAGGAAGAGAAAATTAGATATGGTAGAGTGTGTTAGGGAAATTACTCGTCACTGTCGCAAGCTAGAACTTGTGTTTGGCCAATTTACATTTGCGCCTCCCAAAGTGCAATATAATCCGCATGATCCAatgcaaataaaattactGTTACCAAATTATGATCCTCTTCATTCTAATAACTGTACATCACCGCAACTCTTGCTTCCCAAAAAGACGCCGCTTCTTAAAAAGCGGGTtcatgtaaaaaataatttgcaaacAAACTCGGAAAAAGCAGACAATTCCGAtactgaaaataaaatatcaaatgaaTTTAACGTAACTAACAAAGGAagcaaaattgaaaataaatcatttaaaGCAGAACAAGAATCTGATAACTTTCACAAAACCGAAACGATTACGATTACaactaataatttaaatgaaccaagagaaagaaaaaggaaagtgAATATGCAATCAGAGAAGAATATGTCAGCAAAGTTCAAAGTGGTGATGAAAGAAGATATAAATACGCCAAGTACAAGTAAAACTAATACAAATAGTGCAAATGATGAGAAATGTATCAGTAATCCAATAAAATATGACACGAAAGCACCAAATTCTACAATATTGAAACAAGATATTAATCCAGAAAATGCAACAAACAATAATGCAAAATCCTTGGAGAATTCATTACAACAAGAGATAAAATCCCCGAAAAAGCATATAGCAAAAGACATTCACATATCCAAAAAACGAATTCCCTTTAAAGTGAACgttattaaaagaaatgtcggccaaaatgtaaatttacagaagaataattttagaaaccATGAAAACACAGAAAAAGTATACAAGCCAAAGACTAGAATAGTCGATAAAATGAACGCTGAGAAAgctttaaaatttattacaacGGAACAAAATCAAAATATGGTAGAATCGACAATTTTGATTAAACGTCAGAATGATTCAATGACGTTGAAAGAAGGCTCTAAAAGtgataataatagtaatttaaCAACATCGTCCATTTCAGTACAAACTAATAAAACATCACTTGATGTTGATATTAATGGCGATATTGACATTAATAGAAGAAATACTACAGATCAACCTGTCGGGTTACTTTTCGTAGCAAATGATGATAAATCTAATATCACGAAAAAGTGTACTGAGGAAACTACcgagaatgaaaaaaagagcAATATTTCGGCTCACGTACAACAAATTTTCAGAGATTCGTTGAGAATAAAAGATCAAcaagtaaaggaaaatagagcTAGAAAATCATTTCCTAATAAACCTCGTAATTACCCGCAACATATTTCTCGTTCATCGATAAATACATTATCCAGTCCGATCGAGTCTACTGTTCATACGTCTACTCATCAGGCTGAAAATTGTGTCGAGTACCAAATGTTGCCCCCAGAAGCAGGTCCTATTAGTGCCCGTTTATATCATGATGCTCAAGATTTAGCCACAAAAATGGCTAAATTAATGGAAGAGGCATATAAGGAAGCAGCGTATGAGAATCAAAATTGTGAAAATCGTAATATGTCCGAAAATCATCAAGCGTCAGTTCATTTTTTAAGATTACAGATAGAACGAATGAGGTGGCAACACCAACAACAATTAACAGAATTAAAACACAACACTG aCAGAATATTAAGAGAAATGAAGGCAAGCCTAGAAGCCGAACGATTACGTGCTGTCGAGGAAACTCGTAGAGAAGCCGAAGAGGGGATGTTACGTTGTATCGAAGAAATCAAACGTAAACAGTGGTGTGCAATGTGTGGCAGAGAAGCATTATTTTACTGCTGTTGGAATACTGCATACTGTGATTATCCTTGCCAACAATCACATTGGTCAGTGCATATGAGAACATGCGCTCAACAACCTTCGTTCACTACTATTATTACTAGTTCTACTGCAAATTCAAATCAGCAACAGGTGATGCCCAGACTTATAATAAATGCACAGCATGTGGCATCAAACATGTGGAGGGCCTAG